In Humulus lupulus chromosome 7, drHumLupu1.1, whole genome shotgun sequence, the following are encoded in one genomic region:
- the LOC133792278 gene encoding uncharacterized protein LOC133792278, whose product MEKIICDYVKAIYKIEHANDDLISDFEACIPKKETSKSDFDISLCNKIISKCLANRMKESLNSAISENKSVFVKGRVIHDNAIIGFESLHCMKKGRFKNDKNMAVKLDMAKAYDSDQWKFIEVMMRGLGYDEKLIEKVMRCVKMVSFSVLINGEIRGKFKPQRGLRQRDPKEGG is encoded by the exons ATGGAGAAGATTATCTGTGATTACGTCAAGGCCATTTACAAAATAGAGCATGCAAACGATGATCTGATAAGTGACTTTGAAGCCTGTATACCCAAAAAG GAAACCAGTAAAAGTGACTTTGACATAAGTTTATGTAACAAGATCATTTCCAAATGCCTTGCCAATCGGATGAAGGAAAGCTTGAACTCTGCcatctcagaaaataaaagtgTGTTTGTCAAGGGTAGAGTGATTCACGACAACGCAATAATTGGGTTTGAAAGCTTACACTGCATGAAGAAGGGGAGATTCAAAAATGACAAGAATATGGCTGTAAAACTTGATATGGCGAAGGCATATGATAGTGATCAGTGGAAATTCATAGAAGTGATGATGAGAGGCCTAGGGTATGATGAAAAATTGATTGAGAAAGTTATGCGATGTGTTAAAATGGTCTCCTTCTCTGTGCTTATTAATGGGGAAATCCGAGGGAAGTTCAAACCCCAAAGAGGTTTAAGGCAAAGAGACCCCAAAGAGGGCGGGTAG